A single window of Nicotiana tomentosiformis chromosome 1, ASM39032v3, whole genome shotgun sequence DNA harbors:
- the LOC104109290 gene encoding small ribosomal subunit protein eS24z, giving the protein MADKAVTIRTRKFMTNRLLARKQFIIDVLHPGRANVSKAELKEKLARMYEVKDPNAIFVFKFRTHFGGGKSTGFGLIYDSVENAKKYEPKYRLIRNGLDTKVEKSRKQMKERKNRAKKVRGVKKTKAGDAKKK; this is encoded by the exons ATGGCGGACAAGGCAGTGACTATTAGAACTAGGAAGTTCATGACCAATAGGCTTCTTGCAAGGAAACAATTC ATTATTGATGTCTTGCATCCTGGAAGAGCCAATGTTTCCAAG GCTGAGTTGAAAGAGAAATTGGCAAGGATGTATGAAGTGAAAGACCCAAATGCCATCTTTGTGTTCAAGTTCAGGACCCACTTTGGAGGAGGCAAATCTACTGGATTTGGTTTGATCTATGACTCTGTTGAAAATGCAAAGAAGTATGAGCCCAAGTACAGGCTGATCAGG AATGGATTAGACACTAAGGTGGAGAAGTCCAGGAAGCAAATGAAGGAGCGCAAGAACAGAGCCAAGAAAGTTCGTGGTGTCAAGAAG ACCAAGGCTGGAGACGCTAAGAAGAAGTGA